A genomic segment from Sorangium aterium encodes:
- a CDS encoding DDE-type integrase/transposase/recombinase, which produces MYRLLAASGERGERRAQRAPMKHAKPTLTATAPNQIWTWDITGLRGPLPGVFYCLYVVLDLLSRMTVGWSRNAPLCAIHS; this is translated from the coding sequence ATGTACCGGCTGCTCGCCGCCTCCGGCGAGCGCGGCGAGCGGCGCGCCCAGCGTGCGCCGATGAAGCACGCCAAGCCGACGCTCACCGCTACGGCCCCCAACCAGATCTGGACGTGGGACATCACCGGGCTGCGCGGGCCGCTGCCTGGGGTCTTCTACTGCCTGTACGTCGTCCTCGACCTGCTCAGTCGCATGACCGTCGGCTGGAGCCGGAACGCGCCTCTCTGCGCGATCCACTCATAG
- a CDS encoding FAD-binding oxidoreductase: MVNRRRETPSGSTLLSSRGATPSSTRIVPGPAARDEARDEERKDGWGFADTRFVVKPSGSVVLTGTRYSISNVELPSLIPWMSATLAAPLSYENRNEPHYPPQIPDAKVASELLAALRGFLADDQISQDPLVRLRRGHGHTGAEIWAIRYERLERVPDLVVFPASHDDVVRVTEIAKQHGACLVPFGGGTNVTDALRLSIHEERTVIAVDMRRMNRILWLDPVNRMACIEAGATGRHIVAELEKHGLTMGHEPDSLEFSTLGGWIATNASGMKKNRYGNIEDLVLDMQVVTAHGVVERPHVAPRESVGANPKNCMFGSEGNYGIVTSAVVKLFPLPEVQRYGSVIFPDLARGLAFLYDLQGAGALPASVRVMDNTQFHFGQALKPKKSGVLARVKSEAEKLVVTRIKGFDPHQLAVATLVFEGTKEEVDFQEKTLYRIAAQHGGMKAGAANGERGYQLTFGIAYIRDLTFEHWAIAESFETSVPWSRALELYDRVRQRVLREHEQRRLPGKPFFTGRITQVYPTGVCIYFYLGFYAKGVDDPVRHYAEMEHAAREEILAAGGSLSHHHGIGKIRQDFVKDIYSDGARAFMRQVKQAVDPDNVFGAANHGVLGEVALSSAEEQGRAPSP, from the coding sequence ATGGTGAATCGAAGACGTGAGACTCCCTCGGGCTCGACGCTGCTCTCCTCGCGCGGCGCGACGCCGTCGAGCACGCGCATCGTGCCGGGCCCCGCGGCGCGCGACGAGGCGCGCGACGAGGAGCGCAAGGACGGCTGGGGCTTTGCCGACACCCGGTTCGTCGTCAAGCCGAGCGGCAGCGTCGTGCTCACCGGCACGCGGTACAGCATCAGCAACGTCGAGCTGCCGTCGCTGATCCCGTGGATGTCGGCCACGCTCGCCGCGCCGCTCTCCTACGAGAACCGCAACGAGCCGCATTACCCGCCTCAAATCCCCGACGCCAAGGTCGCGAGCGAGCTGCTCGCCGCGCTCCGCGGCTTCCTGGCGGACGATCAGATCTCGCAGGATCCGCTCGTGCGCCTCCGGCGCGGCCACGGCCACACCGGGGCCGAGATCTGGGCGATCCGCTACGAGCGCCTCGAGCGCGTCCCGGATCTCGTCGTGTTCCCCGCGTCGCACGACGACGTCGTGCGCGTCACCGAGATCGCCAAGCAGCACGGCGCGTGCCTCGTCCCGTTCGGCGGCGGCACCAACGTCACGGACGCCCTGCGCCTGTCGATCCACGAGGAGCGGACCGTGATCGCGGTGGACATGCGGCGCATGAACAGGATCCTCTGGCTCGATCCCGTGAACCGCATGGCCTGCATCGAGGCGGGCGCGACCGGGCGGCACATCGTCGCGGAGCTCGAGAAGCACGGGCTCACCATGGGGCACGAGCCCGACAGCCTCGAGTTCTCGACGCTCGGGGGCTGGATCGCGACGAACGCGAGCGGGATGAAGAAGAACCGTTATGGCAACATCGAGGATCTCGTCCTCGACATGCAAGTCGTGACCGCGCATGGCGTGGTCGAGCGGCCGCACGTGGCCCCGCGCGAGAGCGTCGGCGCCAACCCAAAGAACTGCATGTTCGGCAGCGAGGGCAACTATGGAATCGTCACCAGCGCTGTCGTCAAGCTGTTCCCCCTGCCCGAGGTCCAGCGCTACGGCAGCGTCATCTTCCCCGACCTCGCGCGCGGGCTCGCGTTCCTCTATGACCTGCAGGGCGCCGGCGCGCTGCCCGCGAGCGTGCGCGTCATGGACAACACGCAGTTCCACTTCGGTCAGGCGCTCAAGCCGAAGAAGTCCGGGGTGCTCGCCCGGGTGAAGAGCGAGGCGGAGAAGCTCGTTGTGACCCGGATCAAGGGCTTCGATCCGCACCAGCTCGCCGTCGCCACCCTCGTGTTCGAGGGGACGAAGGAGGAGGTCGACTTCCAGGAGAAGACGCTCTACCGCATCGCGGCGCAGCACGGCGGGATGAAGGCGGGCGCGGCGAACGGCGAGCGTGGTTATCAGCTCACCTTCGGCATCGCGTACATCCGCGATCTCACGTTCGAGCACTGGGCGATCGCGGAGAGCTTCGAGACGAGCGTCCCGTGGAGCCGCGCGCTCGAGCTCTACGACCGGGTGCGCCAGCGCGTCCTGCGCGAGCACGAGCAGCGGCGCCTGCCGGGCAAGCCGTTCTTCACCGGGCGCATCACCCAGGTCTACCCCACGGGGGTCTGCATCTATTTCTATCTCGGCTTCTACGCGAAGGGCGTCGACGACCCCGTGCGCCATTACGCCGAGATGGAGCACGCCGCGCGAGAGGAGATCCTCGCCGCCGGAGGGTCGCTCTCCCACCATCATGGAATCGGCAAGATCCGGCAGGATTTCGTGAAGGACATCTACTCCGACGGCGCGCGCGCCTTCATGCGGCAGGTGAAGCAGGCCGTCGATCCGGACAACGTGTTCGGCGCGGCGAACCACGGCGTGCTCGGCGAGGTCGCGCTGTCGAGCGCGGAGGAGCAGGGGCGAGCGCCCTCGCCTTGA
- the mobA gene encoding molybdenum cofactor guanylyltransferase — MTAPSEDGDGAGRVAGLAGVVLCGGQSSRMGRPKAWLPFGGEALLQRVVRRLGEAAWPIVVVAAPGQELPPLPDGVLLARDPVEGRGPLQGIAAGLDAIAPLAERAYVSSTDSPFLHPAFVRRLADLQAGGHAIAVPRAEGHHHPLAAVYACSVRGEVAALLAEGRLRLSTLFERARTLVADPELLLSDPRLRAADPALRSLRNLNTPEDYAAALRELD, encoded by the coding sequence ATGACAGCGCCCTCGGAGGACGGCGACGGCGCGGGCCGCGTGGCCGGGCTCGCGGGCGTCGTGCTGTGCGGCGGGCAGAGCAGCCGGATGGGGCGCCCCAAGGCATGGCTGCCGTTCGGGGGCGAGGCGCTGCTCCAGCGGGTGGTGCGGCGCCTCGGCGAGGCGGCCTGGCCGATCGTTGTGGTCGCGGCGCCGGGACAGGAGCTGCCGCCGTTGCCGGACGGGGTGCTGCTCGCGCGCGATCCGGTGGAGGGCCGCGGGCCGCTGCAGGGCATCGCGGCCGGGCTCGATGCGATCGCGCCGCTCGCCGAGCGGGCCTACGTCTCCTCGACCGACTCGCCCTTCCTGCACCCCGCCTTCGTGCGGCGCCTCGCGGATCTCCAGGCGGGCGGCCACGCCATCGCGGTGCCGCGGGCGGAGGGGCACCATCACCCGCTCGCCGCGGTGTACGCGTGCTCGGTGCGCGGCGAGGTGGCGGCCTTGCTCGCCGAGGGCAGGCTGCGGCTCTCCACGCTGTTCGAGCGGGCGCGCACCCTGGTCGCGGATCCGGAGCTCCTGCTCTCGGATCCTCGGCTCCGCGCTGCGGATCCGGCGTTGCGATCGCTGCGCAACCTGAACACGCCCGAGGACTACGCGGCGGCGCTGCGCGAGCTCGACTGA
- a CDS encoding LysR family transcriptional regulator, producing the protein MTKPSDLDWNDLRYALAAVRAKTLAGAARSLGVEHSTVGRRLVALEAALGAPLLTRGPEGLSLTAIGQTVAPLLEQMDQAALAVQAAVRSQTVRIKLATPSAFGRLLAPHIGAFQAARPEIVLEILSGSRPADLRRGEADVALRSGTVDGDDLIAKKIGELDWSLYASEAYLARHPASVGSRDLRGHDLLGFEVGISNAPLARWLEERSEGARVLMRYREVSDLLAACVAGMGITILPCILASLEPSLRRLTGESLGKSRLSIVYRKEASLAEPVRAVIELVTEALRGHLGTPGRR; encoded by the coding sequence GTGACCAAGCCGTCGGACCTCGACTGGAATGACCTTCGCTACGCCCTCGCGGCCGTGAGGGCCAAAACGTTGGCTGGCGCGGCGCGCTCGCTGGGCGTCGAGCACTCGACGGTAGGCCGCAGGCTCGTGGCGCTCGAAGCTGCGCTGGGCGCCCCGCTGCTCACGCGCGGCCCCGAGGGGCTTTCGCTCACGGCGATAGGCCAGACGGTCGCGCCGCTGCTCGAGCAAATGGATCAGGCGGCGCTCGCGGTGCAAGCGGCCGTGCGGTCGCAAACGGTTCGGATCAAGCTGGCCACCCCCTCAGCCTTCGGCCGCTTGCTCGCCCCGCACATTGGCGCCTTCCAGGCCGCCCGCCCCGAAATCGTCTTGGAGATACTGAGCGGCAGCCGCCCGGCCGACCTCAGAAGGGGCGAGGCCGACGTCGCGCTGCGTTCGGGCACGGTCGACGGCGACGATCTCATCGCCAAGAAGATCGGCGAGCTCGATTGGTCGCTGTATGCATCGGAAGCCTACCTGGCGCGGCACCCGGCTTCGGTCGGCTCGCGCGACCTTCGGGGGCACGACCTGTTGGGGTTCGAGGTCGGCATCAGCAACGCCCCTCTGGCCCGGTGGCTCGAAGAGCGCAGCGAAGGCGCCCGCGTGCTCATGCGGTACCGCGAGGTGAGCGACCTTCTGGCCGCCTGCGTCGCCGGCATGGGCATCACCATCTTGCCTTGCATTCTCGCTTCGCTCGAGCCTTCGCTCCGGCGGCTCACGGGCGAGAGCCTCGGCAAGAGCCGGCTCTCGATCGTATACCGCAAAGAGGCGTCCCTCGCCGAGCCGGTGAGGGCGGTCATCGAGCTCGTCACCGAGGCGTTGCGCGGGCACCTTGGGACCCCAGGGCGCCGCTGA
- a CDS encoding MBL fold metallo-hydrolase: MATRPSSSPARLFAAALLALTGLSCSVPARILESNVARLFASPLPVPDKVRAPYRPEARLAALWVGHATVLVQIDDRWILTDPVFTSTVGLMVKRLVEPGLAPEDLPPIDAVLISHMHLDHLSLGSLSLIEPKVRALLAPRGGLVYVPNYSFASFEVPTWTTWRQGDLKVTAVPVRHSGYRYGLDRDWMTESFTGYVVEYHGIAVYFGGDTAYDRDDFVKTRARFPSIDLALLPIAPVGPREFMESKHVDPAEAVQAFLDLGARRMMAIHFDTFINSTDTFGEAPRELRRVMAARGLGPDRVFLPRHGEQRVLIARGEPGGAAAASAAARGQ; this comes from the coding sequence ATGGCCACGCGCCCCTCCTCGTCGCCAGCTCGCCTCTTCGCCGCGGCGCTCCTCGCGCTCACGGGCCTGTCGTGCAGCGTGCCCGCGCGCATCCTGGAGAGCAACGTGGCGAGGCTGTTCGCGAGCCCGCTGCCCGTGCCGGACAAGGTGCGCGCGCCGTACCGCCCCGAGGCGCGGCTCGCCGCGCTGTGGGTCGGGCACGCGACCGTGCTCGTGCAGATCGACGATCGATGGATCCTGACCGACCCCGTCTTCACGTCGACGGTGGGCCTCATGGTGAAGCGGCTCGTCGAGCCGGGGCTCGCTCCGGAGGATCTGCCGCCCATCGACGCCGTGCTGATCTCGCACATGCACCTCGACCACCTGTCGCTCGGCTCGCTGTCCCTGATCGAGCCGAAGGTCCGCGCGCTGCTCGCGCCTCGGGGCGGGCTCGTCTACGTGCCCAACTATAGCTTCGCGTCGTTCGAGGTCCCGACCTGGACGACATGGCGGCAGGGTGATCTGAAGGTCACGGCCGTCCCGGTGCGGCACTCCGGCTATCGCTACGGGCTGGACCGGGACTGGATGACGGAGAGCTTCACGGGCTATGTCGTCGAGTACCATGGGATCGCGGTCTACTTCGGCGGCGACACCGCCTACGACCGCGACGACTTCGTGAAGACGCGCGCGCGATTCCCCTCGATCGATCTGGCCCTCTTGCCGATCGCGCCGGTGGGGCCGCGCGAGTTCATGGAGAGCAAGCACGTCGATCCGGCGGAGGCGGTGCAGGCCTTCCTCGACCTCGGGGCGCGGCGGATGATGGCCATCCATTTCGACACCTTCATCAACAGCACCGATACGTTCGGAGAGGCGCCCCGCGAGCTCCGGCGCGTCATGGCCGCGCGCGGGCTGGGGCCGGATCGGGTGTTCCTGCCCAGGCACGGCGAGCAGCGGGTCCTCATCGCGAGGGGCGAGCCCGGGGGCGCGGCGGCGGCGAGCGCGGCGGCGCGCGGCCAATAA
- a CDS encoding CapA family protein, which yields MRPAPFFLAMCAAAAQIGCERPANVGAGLAPPPIVAPAAPRDVAEATREARAAPADAIAAPAATAAPADATAAPAATAAPADATAAITFLAGGDVCLGKALGQELLRDPAYDPFASVAALFASADVRFVNLENQLSDQGGETQHARHPLVFTGPPAGADALARAGIGVVSLANNHMWDYGKGAFLETLGHLERAGVAYVGAGRTRLQAYTPAIIERRGFRVALLAVTGIWNQGSLWQHPAREFVAGAERDGLAAAVRAARKQPGVDAVVVSYHGGTEYLDTPLPQARALAGAAIDAGADAFVGHHPHVLQGIELRRGRPIFYSLGNFLMKVKRTGPAVELAMLARLRLRRGAPPLAEICPVRSEGLGTVPLAADPRRAETEAAFAKRMRRVSAFVKGDPAIGPFAADGCAPLEPAAKAAPAPHPEIAGPIR from the coding sequence ATGCGCCCTGCCCCTTTCTTCCTCGCGATGTGCGCAGCGGCCGCGCAGATCGGCTGCGAGCGGCCTGCCAACGTGGGCGCCGGGCTCGCGCCTCCGCCCATCGTCGCGCCGGCCGCGCCCCGCGACGTCGCGGAAGCGACCCGGGAGGCCCGCGCCGCGCCGGCAGACGCCATCGCCGCGCCGGCCGCCACCGCCGCGCCGGCAGACGCCACCGCCGCGCCGGCCGCCACCGCCGCGCCGGCAGACGCCACCGCCGCGATCACGTTCCTCGCCGGCGGCGACGTCTGCCTCGGCAAGGCGCTCGGCCAGGAGCTGCTCCGCGATCCGGCGTACGATCCGTTCGCCTCCGTCGCGGCCCTGTTCGCGTCCGCCGACGTGCGCTTCGTCAACCTCGAGAACCAGCTCAGCGACCAGGGCGGAGAGACCCAGCACGCGCGCCATCCGCTCGTGTTCACGGGCCCTCCGGCCGGCGCAGACGCGCTCGCGCGCGCCGGCATCGGCGTCGTGTCGCTCGCGAACAACCACATGTGGGACTACGGCAAGGGCGCGTTCCTCGAGACGCTCGGCCATCTGGAGCGCGCGGGCGTCGCCTACGTGGGCGCCGGCCGGACGCGGCTCCAGGCGTACACGCCGGCCATCATCGAGCGCCGCGGCTTCCGCGTGGCGCTGCTCGCCGTGACCGGCATCTGGAACCAGGGCTCGCTCTGGCAGCACCCGGCGCGGGAGTTCGTCGCGGGCGCGGAGCGGGACGGGCTCGCCGCCGCGGTGCGCGCCGCGCGCAAGCAGCCCGGCGTGGACGCTGTCGTCGTGAGCTACCACGGCGGCACCGAGTACCTGGACACCCCGCTCCCTCAGGCGCGCGCGCTCGCCGGCGCCGCCATCGACGCGGGCGCCGACGCCTTCGTCGGCCACCACCCGCACGTGCTCCAGGGCATCGAGCTCCGCCGCGGCCGGCCCATCTTCTACAGCCTCGGCAACTTCCTCATGAAGGTGAAGAGGACCGGCCCCGCGGTCGAGCTCGCGATGCTTGCGCGCCTGCGCCTGCGGCGGGGCGCGCCGCCCCTCGCGGAGATCTGCCCCGTGCGCAGCGAGGGCCTCGGGACCGTCCCGCTCGCGGCCGACCCCCGGCGCGCCGAGACCGAGGCTGCGTTCGCCAAGCGGATGCGCCGCGTCTCGGCGTTCGTCAAGGGCGATCCGGCGATCGGCCCCTTCGCCGCCGACGGCTGCGCGCCGCTCGAGCCCGCGGCGAAGGCGGCCCCGGCGCCGCACCCGGAGATCGCCGGCCCGATCCGCTGA
- the gspC gene encoding type II secretion system protein GspC translates to MNPDAFVKRRFAFILGGMVAVSAYFQASGVSHLIAHQITRDGETSAPPVADPVEAPLSEDPPPSAAPILERNPFDSTTGPLVPPPSAAPAVPADLSQLDPYLAPPCDTGRVVLIAMSEDPEWSFAAFESDGGHTALGRRGGEIGGRKVQDIAWDRVWMTSTSGGARCQMQLGKKGGEGGKKEPEPQAAPPAPSRATYRPSSRSDVPPEIASRMQRVSDTEIDIDRSAAEKIFAQPELVTQTSAAVPEMRDDKVVGLKMMIKPGSVLESFGLQSGDLVKSVNGIDLTDPQKAMLAYSRMRSDKSLSVVVERDGRPTRLRVNIR, encoded by the coding sequence ATGAACCCGGACGCGTTCGTCAAGCGCCGATTCGCATTCATCCTGGGAGGAATGGTCGCGGTCTCCGCGTATTTTCAGGCCTCCGGGGTATCTCATCTCATCGCCCACCAGATCACGCGGGACGGCGAGACCTCCGCCCCCCCGGTCGCAGATCCTGTCGAGGCGCCGCTCTCCGAGGATCCCCCGCCGAGCGCGGCGCCGATCCTGGAGCGCAATCCGTTCGACTCGACGACAGGGCCGCTCGTACCCCCGCCGAGCGCCGCGCCCGCCGTCCCGGCGGATCTCTCGCAGCTCGACCCCTACCTCGCTCCACCCTGCGATACGGGCCGCGTCGTGCTGATCGCCATGTCCGAGGACCCCGAATGGTCGTTCGCCGCCTTCGAGAGCGATGGTGGACACACGGCGCTCGGGCGGCGAGGCGGGGAGATCGGCGGCCGGAAGGTCCAGGACATCGCCTGGGATCGGGTGTGGATGACCTCGACCTCGGGGGGCGCTCGCTGCCAGATGCAGCTCGGAAAGAAGGGCGGAGAAGGCGGGAAGAAGGAGCCCGAGCCGCAGGCGGCACCGCCGGCTCCGTCCCGCGCGACGTACCGCCCGAGCAGCAGGAGCGATGTCCCGCCCGAGATCGCCTCGCGGATGCAGCGGGTGAGCGACACGGAGATCGACATCGACCGCTCGGCGGCCGAGAAGATCTTCGCGCAGCCCGAGCTCGTGACGCAGACTTCGGCGGCGGTCCCGGAGATGCGGGACGACAAGGTGGTCGGGCTGAAGATGATGATCAAGCCCGGCTCGGTGCTCGAGTCGTTCGGGCTGCAGAGCGGCGATCTCGTGAAGTCGGTCAACGGCATCGACCTGACCGACCCACAGAAGGCCATGCTGGCCTACTCGCGCATGCGCTCCGACAAGAGCCTGTCCGTCGTCGTCGAGCGCGACGGCCGCCCGACGAGGCTCAGGGTCAACATCCGCTGA
- a CDS encoding vWA domain-containing protein, giving the protein MNELGIAWVKRALLGGALVLGLSGAGIACSTKEAPMTSAPSEASPASMPLGNAAEAKSEAVGSAAAPLAAREPAAPTLDMAGGKGRAGVDGLVVPAPSATGAPGEGAARAAAPEAAGLDPNGRFATTYRPGGGHLAAFESAVARGIVPPEGRELVSDVGARYAPSIDVPKGSALALRTDLERTRVPPGGGPVHVRVALRSTAQAPAARPHLSVHLVLDVSGSMQGEPMARARDAARALVDKLDANDDFSLVTFSSGADVRIDDGPVGPRRAEIKATIDGIREGGGTNIGQGLALGYAQAGRPGIPEGAVKVVLLLSDGRANSGITSSERLSRLALDAFQGGVQTSTFGLGADYDGALMSSIASDGAGGYYYLRDPDQIAPALATELDRRLDPVATAVELRVRLKPDVKLLQVYGSRRLNEVEAARVRTIEVAADAQSARRDGIERDRQDDAEGGMRFFIPAFSRDDSHAMLFKLGLPAGADTRAIAAIELKFKDRVAKKNVVDEAPLRVAYATGDADSAASVDPSVARTIQGFAAGETLAEAARQIALGDRDRAAALLSEREGILHAAAEALGEPLFLKDAARLARLRGHAGAAGGLGDPLVLAMLLETASRTHLH; this is encoded by the coding sequence ATGAACGAACTCGGAATCGCGTGGGTGAAGCGAGCGCTCCTCGGCGGCGCGCTCGTGCTGGGGCTCTCGGGGGCGGGGATCGCGTGCAGCACGAAGGAAGCCCCGATGACGTCGGCGCCTTCGGAAGCGTCCCCGGCATCGATGCCGCTGGGGAACGCCGCCGAGGCGAAGAGCGAGGCCGTGGGGTCGGCCGCCGCACCCCTGGCGGCGCGTGAGCCCGCCGCCCCCACTCTCGACATGGCGGGCGGGAAGGGGCGCGCGGGCGTCGACGGCCTGGTGGTCCCCGCCCCGTCGGCCACCGGAGCGCCGGGCGAGGGCGCGGCCCGCGCCGCGGCGCCCGAGGCCGCGGGCCTCGACCCGAACGGCCGCTTCGCCACCACGTACCGCCCCGGCGGCGGCCACCTCGCCGCGTTCGAGTCCGCGGTCGCGCGCGGCATCGTCCCACCCGAAGGGCGCGAGCTCGTCAGCGACGTCGGCGCCCGCTACGCCCCGTCGATCGACGTCCCGAAGGGCTCGGCGCTCGCCCTGCGCACGGACCTCGAGCGCACGCGGGTCCCGCCCGGCGGCGGCCCCGTGCACGTGCGCGTCGCGCTCCGCTCGACGGCGCAGGCGCCCGCGGCGCGGCCGCACCTGTCGGTGCACCTCGTGCTCGACGTGAGCGGATCCATGCAGGGTGAGCCCATGGCGCGGGCGCGCGACGCGGCCCGGGCGCTCGTCGACAAGCTCGACGCGAACGACGACTTCTCCCTTGTCACCTTCTCGAGCGGCGCCGACGTCAGGATCGACGATGGGCCCGTCGGGCCGCGGCGAGCGGAGATCAAGGCCACGATCGACGGCATCCGCGAGGGCGGCGGCACCAACATCGGCCAGGGCCTCGCGCTCGGCTACGCGCAGGCCGGCCGGCCGGGCATCCCGGAGGGCGCGGTGAAGGTCGTGCTGCTGCTCTCCGACGGGCGCGCGAACTCCGGGATCACGAGCTCGGAGCGGCTCTCGAGGCTCGCGCTCGACGCCTTCCAGGGCGGCGTCCAGACGAGCACGTTCGGGCTCGGCGCCGACTACGACGGCGCGCTGATGAGCTCCATCGCGAGCGACGGCGCGGGCGGGTACTACTACCTGCGCGATCCCGATCAGATCGCCCCGGCCCTCGCGACGGAGCTCGACAGGCGGCTCGATCCTGTCGCGACCGCGGTCGAGCTGCGGGTGCGGCTGAAGCCGGACGTGAAGCTGCTCCAGGTCTACGGGTCGCGCCGGCTGAACGAGGTGGAGGCGGCGCGCGTGCGGACGATCGAGGTCGCGGCGGACGCGCAGTCCGCGCGGCGCGACGGCATCGAGCGGGACCGGCAGGACGACGCCGAGGGCGGGATGCGGTTCTTCATCCCGGCGTTCTCGCGCGACGACAGCCACGCGATGCTCTTCAAGCTGGGCCTCCCGGCGGGCGCGGACACGCGGGCCATCGCGGCGATCGAGCTCAAGTTCAAGGACCGCGTCGCCAAGAAGAACGTCGTGGACGAGGCGCCGCTCCGGGTCGCGTACGCGACCGGCGACGCGGACAGCGCGGCGAGCGTCGACCCGTCGGTCGCCCGCACGATCCAGGGCTTCGCCGCCGGCGAGACGCTGGCCGAGGCCGCCCGTCAGATCGCGCTCGGCGATCGCGACCGCGCCGCCGCGCTGCTCTCCGAGCGGGAGGGGATCCTGCATGCCGCGGCCGAGGCGCTCGGGGAGCCGCTCTTCCTCAAGGATGCGGCCCGCCTCGCGCGCCTCCGCGGCCACGCGGGGGCCGCGGGCGGCCTGGGCGATCCGCTCGTGCTGGCGATGCTGCTCGAGACGGCGTCGCGGACGCACCTTCACTGA
- a CDS encoding glycoside hydrolase family 11 protein yields MVDGVEYQADKYSGGGSTNSTQDSVVGGQLYQTERYGSFKYEVPVTANGKYTVKLHFAEIDKTSAGSRKFSVAVEGNTVVNDLDIYAEVGHDVGYTETFADIAVNDGSVTIELIKGVESPTIAGFAIFSNDGELDTTVTPDPLPDFSKYSAYTQQYTEKTVINSNHATGHVGEFFFTHWKDGGSTSLTVDPNGEFSVTWQGGGYNYVGGPGWHYGDEKRVIGYRLNNDSGASYIALYGWGYDKTMPTSNAAHLVEYYILQRWSYDPSQGATAGKTFTSDGVQYSTYRSTRQQQPSINGRSTFYQYWSKPAQPQALGQDHKIVFADHVKAWADNGWILPNTNNLDASDDPTYQVLAVEVFNPGSNGTASGRVWNATP; encoded by the coding sequence ATGGTTGATGGCGTAGAGTACCAGGCGGACAAATACTCTGGCGGTGGTTCGACCAACAGCACGCAAGACTCTGTCGTTGGTGGGCAGCTTTATCAAACAGAGCGGTATGGTTCGTTCAAGTATGAAGTCCCGGTTACTGCCAATGGCAAATACACCGTGAAGTTGCATTTTGCGGAAATCGATAAAACCAGCGCTGGTTCGCGCAAGTTTAGCGTTGCGGTTGAAGGCAACACGGTTGTCAATGATCTGGATATTTATGCCGAGGTTGGTCATGACGTGGGCTACACGGAGACCTTCGCGGATATTGCGGTGAATGACGGCAGCGTCACGATTGAGCTGATTAAGGGTGTGGAGAGCCCGACCATCGCAGGATTTGCTATTTTCTCCAACGATGGAGAGTTGGATACGACGGTCACGCCCGACCCCCTCCCCGATTTCTCCAAGTACTCAGCCTACACTCAGCAATACACTGAGAAGACCGTGATCAATTCGAATCACGCGACGGGCCACGTCGGTGAGTTCTTCTTCACTCACTGGAAAGACGGCGGCTCTACGTCTTTGACCGTGGACCCGAATGGCGAATTCAGCGTGACCTGGCAGGGCGGCGGCTATAACTATGTCGGTGGTCCAGGATGGCATTACGGAGATGAGAAGAGGGTGATCGGCTACCGCCTCAATAACGATAGCGGCGCGAGCTATATCGCTTTGTACGGCTGGGGGTACGACAAGACCATGCCCACTTCCAACGCGGCACACCTGGTGGAGTATTACATCCTGCAGCGATGGAGTTATGATCCCAGCCAGGGCGCTACCGCTGGCAAGACCTTCACGAGCGATGGAGTTCAGTATTCCACGTACCGCTCGACGCGGCAGCAGCAGCCCTCTATCAATGGTCGCTCCACCTTCTACCAATACTGGAGCAAGCCTGCTCAGCCGCAGGCTCTCGGGCAGGATCACAAGATCGTATTCGCCGATCACGTGAAGGCATGGGCCGACAACGGCTGGATCCTTCCGAACACGAACAACCTGGACGCGAGCGACGATCCCACCTATCAGGTCCTGGCCGTCGAGGTGTTCAACCCCGGTAGCAATGGAACTGCGTCTGGTCGCGTCTGGAACGCGACGCCCTGA